The genomic region AGGCTATACAAGGTAAGGAAGCTCATCTCTGAGCTCGCCAGCAAGGAGGGAAGAGGAACCGAGCTGGTCACCCTGTACGTGCCTCCGAAGAAGCCCATCCATGAGGTCATAGCCAACCTGCGGGAGGAGTGGGGGACGGCTGGCAACATCAAGTCTGATACGACGAGAAACCACGTCCAAGACGCCCTCACGAGGACGATGCAGAGGCTCAAGCTGTACAGGACGACGCCGGACAACGGGTTGGTCATCTTCTGCGGCGCCCTCCCCACGAACGGCCCCGGGAGCGAGGTCATCAACCTCAACGAGATCGTGCCACCGAAACCGGTCACAGCGTACCTGTACCAGTGCGACGACCACTTCCACCTCGAGTGGCTGAAGGACATGCTGAGAGAGGAGAAGGTCTACGGCATCATCTCGATAGACGCGTCGGAGGCGGGGCTGGGGATACTCAGCGGAGACAGGCTAGAGATCCCCGACCACATCACCTCCGGCATCTCGGGCAAGACGAGGAAGGGAGGACAGAGCGCCAGGAGGTACGAGCGGGGTCGCGAGATGGAGCTCACGTACTACTACACCAGGGTCGGCGAGCACGCCACGAGGGTCTTCATCGACGGAGGGAAGGTGACTGGAATGATAGTGGGCGGCCCTGGGCCGACTAAGGAGGAGTTCCTCAAGGGAGAGTACTTGCACTACGAGCTGCAGAAGAAAGTCCTTGCCGTCCTCGACACTTCCTATTCGGGAAGGGAGGGCGTCAGGGAGCTGGTGGAGAAGGCGGCCGACACACTGCAGGGCGTTAGGCTGGTCGAAGAGAAGAAGCTCGTCCAGAAGTTCCTCCTCGAAGTGAACAGACAGGGCGGCCTCGCGGTCT from Nitrososphaerales archaeon harbors:
- the prf1 gene encoding peptide chain release factor aRF-1 — protein: MSTKADSVRLYKVRKLISELASKEGRGTELVTLYVPPKKPIHEVIANLREEWGTAGNIKSDTTRNHVQDALTRTMQRLKLYRTTPDNGLVIFCGALPTNGPGSEVINLNEIVPPKPVTAYLYQCDDHFHLEWLKDMLREEKVYGIISIDASEAGLGILSGDRLEIPDHITSGISGKTRKGGQSARRYERGREMELTYYYTRVGEHATRVFIDGGKVTGMIVGGPGPTKEEFLKGEYLHYELQKKVLAVLDTSYSGREGVRELVEKAADTLQGVRLVEEKKLVQKFLLEVNRQGGLAVYGLPRVLEALQKANAEVVLVSDDLNTVRVEAKCKKCGTTKSEMAQGPTKGQKMQEMISEPCKKCGALEYEVAEKDVVDVLEELAFQVGSKVEVISSGTEEGNMLKSFGGVASILRYRTS